The sequence GGCGTTCGAAGCCACGACAGTGGATGCCTCGCGCGCAACGCGCGCGCTGAGCGACTACGCCGGCCATCCCGTGCTGCTCAACTTCTGGGCCACCTGGTGCCAGCCCTGCCGCGAGGAGATGGCGAGCTTCGAGCAACTGTATCGCGACGATGGCCCGCGCGGGCTGCGCATCGTGGCCGTGAGCGTGGACGATCCCGGCGCCGACCCGGCAATTCGTGCCTTCGTGAGCCGGTACGGACTCACGTTCGACGTGCTGCACGACCGCCGCTCGCGTGCGAGGGACCGCTACCAGGTGCGCGGCGTACCCGAGACCTTCTTCATCTCGGCGGACGGCCGCATTGTCGGCACGCAGTTCGTGCGTGACTGGGCATCGGGCGCGAGCCGCGCAATGGTCGATTCACTGCTGTTCGGCGGCCGTCCGTAGCGGGCCGCTGGTCCCCCGGCGCGCGCCGGTTCATATTCGGACGTTCGACGCCCGCCGCGTCGGGCCCCCGCCGTCCCACCATCCGGAGAATGCAGATGGAGCCGCGTGATCTTCGTCGTACGCCCGTCGCGTTTGCCCTGGCGCTCGCCGTCGCGTCCCTGGCCGCGCCGGCCGTGGCCCACGCCCAGCGGCCGGTCATTCCCACGCCGCAATCGGTGTTCGGATTTCCGGTGGGGGCCGACTTCCACCTCATCGACTACGACGCGTCCATCGCCTACTTCAAGCGGTTGGCCGCGGTGAGCGATCGCATCAAGCTGGTGGACGTCGGGGTGACGGCCAACGGACACCCGTGGACGCTGGCCATCATCTCGTCGCCCGAGAACCTGGCCAAGCTCGATCACTACCGAGACATCGCGCAGCGGCTGGCGCATCCCGAGGGGTTGGCCGCCGTCGACGCGCATCTGCTGGCGCGGGAGGGGCGCGCGTTCGTGGACATCAGCGGCGGCCTTCACGCCAGCGAAGTGGCCGGCGCGCAGCACACCATCCAGCTGGCGTATGACCTGCTGGCGCACGCCGACGATCCTGAGATGAAGGAGATTCTGGACAACGACGTGCTGCTGCTCTGGCCGTCGATCAATCCCGACGGACAGAACATCGTGGTGCACTGGTACGAGGAAAACGTCGGTACGCCGTACGAGGTGGCCCCGCTGCACGAGTTGTACGAGAAATACGTGGGTCACGACGACAACCGCGACGCCTACATGCTCAACGTGGTCGAATCGCGCGTCATCGCGCGCACCTGGCGGGAGTGGGAGCCCGACATCATCTACGTGCACCACCAGTCGTCGCCGGTGCCCACGCGCATCTGGCTGCCGCCGTTCGCCGAGCCGATCGCGCCGGAGGTGCCGGCGCTCATGTCGCGCGAGGTGAACACCATCGGCATGACGATCGCGCAGGAGCTCGAGTCGCACGGCATGCCGGGCGCCACGCACATGGGCACCGGGTTCGACGCCTGGTATCCCGGCTACATCGACTATATGCCGATGCTCATGAACATCGACGCCTTCTGGACCGAGACCGCGCTGTACCAGTACGCGACGCCCCACTTCTACACGATCCGCGATTTCCCGCCCGAATACCGCGACCTGCGACCGCGTTCCCTGTATCCCAGCCCGTGGAAGGGTGGATGGTGGCGGCTGCGCGACGCGGTGGACTACATGGAGACGGCGTCGCTCGCCGTGCTGGACTATGCCGCCAAGTACCGCGAGGAGATTCTCTACAACCGATACGTGGCGGGCACCAAGACGATCGCGCGCTACCGGAAGAACCCGCCCTTCGCCTACATCGTCCCCCGCGCGCAGCACGATCCCGTGGCGGCGGCCGACATGCTCAAGCGGTTCGCGTTCAATGGCGTGCGCATCGAGGCGCTGTCGCGCCCCGCGGCGTACGACGGCGTGACGTATCCCGCCGGCACGTGGGTGATTCCCATGGACCAGGAGTTCGCGCAGTTCGTGAAGCAACTCATGGAGCCGCAGGACTATCCGGACCTGCGCGAATTTCCGGGCGGGCCTCCGGAGCAGCCGTACGACGCCGCGGGCTGGACACTGCCCTATCAGATGGGCGTGCGCGTGGTGGAAGCGGCCGAACCGCTGTCCGAAGAGTTCGCCGGCGCGCTGGCACCCGTGGCGGGTAAGCCCGTGGACTGGCGCACCGCCCCCGGCGCCCCGTTGGAGACCAACGCCGAAGCGGCGGGCATCGAGCCGCTGCCGGGCGGCCTCTCGGGCGCGGGCGCGGTGGCGGCGCTCGACCCGGCGCAGAACAATGTGTTCCGCTTCCTCAACCGCGCGCTCGCGGCCGGGGGCGCGGTGGCGTTCCAGCCGGGCGGGCCTGGCGCGAGCGGACGGTATCTGGTGTCGGGGCTTTCCCCCGACAAACTGGATGCGCTGGCCACGGCGCTCGCCGTGCGCGGGGAGCGGGTGGCGAACGCGGCGGGCGCGATGGCCGTGCGTCCCCGCATCGCGGTGTACAAGCCGTGGACGGCCAGCATGGACGAGGGGTGGACGCAGTGGCTGCTCGACCAATATGAGTTCAAGTATAGCGTGCTCACCAATGCCGACATCCAGGCGGGCGACCTCAACGCGCGGTTCGACGTGATCCTCATCGCCTCCGATTCTCCGCGTTCGATCATGGACGGCTACGCGCACGGCACCGTGCCCCCGCGGTACGAGGGCGGCCTCGGCGCCGTGGGGGTCGGAGCGCTCGACGACTTCGTGATTGCGGGCGGCACGCTGGTCACCCTCAACGCGAGCGCCCAGTTCGCCATCGACCAGTTGCACCTGCCGGTGCGCAACGTGGTCGGCGATCTCCAGCGGAAGGACTTCTTCGCCAGCGGATCGATTCTGCGGGTGACGGCCGATCCGGCGCACCCCGTCATGGCCGGCATGCCGGCGCAGGCCGACGTGTTCTTCGACGACAGCCCGGTGTTCACCACGCTCACTGGGTTCGCCGGCTCGGCGCTGGCCACCTACCAGACCGCGGGCTCCCCGCTGCGGTCGGGCTACCTGCTGGGCGAGAAATACCTCCAGGGATACGCGGCGGCGCTGGACGTGCAGCACGGCAAAGGGCACGTGGTGCTGGTGGGATTCCGGCCGCAGTGGCGCGGGCAGCCGGTGGGCACCTACCGCGTGGTGCTCAATGCGGCGCTGTTCGGCGGCCGCGTGTCGGCGGGAGCCAAAGGCACGCCCGGATTCTGGACGGCGCCGGCTATCGCCCCGTGTGATAGTGGGCGATGCACTCCGCCTCGCGCCCGCGCACCACGCGGCGGCCCTTGAGGGCTCCGCGCGTGGCGGTGACGACGGTGCACTGGTGTTCGCCGTCGTGCCCGTCGTAGTACAGCACCAGCCAATCGTGGGTGCGTTCCAACCTGTGCGCCAGCGCGGTGTTCGAGAACAGCGCCGTGTAGTGGCGTCCGCCGCGGGTGGTATGGAGCACGGGCAGCCAGCGCTCGTTTCGCGGATTGAAGCGACGGGGCGCGATGAGCGGCAGCTCGTTTCGCCGTGCCTTCTCGCGGTATTCGCGATCCACGTTGAGCAGTTCGCTCACCGACAGCGGCGCGGGCATCTCGTCGGGCAGGCGCCCGCGCCGGCGGAGCCGCGTGGCGAGCGCATCGCGGATGCCGGCCACGCGTTTGGCGCCGAACCCCGGCACTCCCGCCAGGCGCCCGTCGTGCGCGGCCGCTTCGAGCCCCTCGAGCGTGTCGATGTCCAGTTCGTCGTGCACGCGACGGGCCAGCGTGGGGCCCACGCCCGGCACGGAGGCGAGCAGGGCCACCGGGTCGCTGTCGCCGTGCAACCGCCGGAGCATGGCCAGCGTGCCCGACTGTACGAGTTCTTGTATGGCGCGGGCGAGCGCCGGGCCGATGTCCGGCAGCGCCTCCAGCCCATCCAACCCCTCGTCGGCGAGGATGTCGGCGGCGGGGCGGTCGGTGTGGCGCAGGCGCTCGGCGCCGGCGCGCCAGGCCTGCACCCGGTACTGGCCAGCCTGCTGCGCTTCGAGCAACGCCGCGACGTCGTCGAACCGGCGGGCGATCTCGTCGTTGGATAGAGCGGGCGGCGCAAGCGTGGTCGTCATGGCGCGACCGGGGCGAGTTCGCGGTTGGGCCCGGACGTCAGCGCGGGCAGCTGATCGCGGGTGAGCGTCTCGCGCTCCATGAGCAGGTGCGCGCCCTCGTCCAGCGGGCCGCGGTTGGCCTCCAGGAGCGTCAGGGCTCGTCCGAGCGCTTCCTGGACGAGGCGGCGCACCGCCTCCTCGACTTCGCGAGCCGTCTCGCTGCCGTATGGCGGCGGCTCGCCGGGCACGTAGGCGGGCCCCGGCAGCAGTGCGCTCTGCGCCGAGCCGTATACCACGTGGCCCACCGTCTCGTCCATCCCGAACCGGGTGACCATCTCGCGGGCCAGGTCGGTGGCACGCACCAGGTCGTCGGCGGCGCCGGTGGAGAGTTCGCCGAACACCGCCAGTTCCGCGGCCCGGCCGCCGAGCATCACCGTGAGTTTGCCCTCCAGCTCGCCCTGCGTGGCGATGTACCGCTCTTCGGAGGGGCGCTGCAGCGTGAAGCCCAGCGCTCCCAACCCGTGCGGGATGATCGTGACCTTCTGCACCGGGTCGGCGCCCGGCGTGGCGAGCGCCACCAGCGCGTGTCCCATCTCGTGGTACGCCGTGATCTCCCGCTCGCGCGCGCTGAGCACGCGGCTGCGCTTGGCGAGCCCCGCCACGAGGCGTTCCACGGCCTGGGAGAAGTCGTCGACATTCACCGATTCGGCCCCGCGCCGCGTGGCGACGAGCGCGGCCTCGTTCACCAGGTTCGCCAGATCGGCGCCCGTGAACCCCGGCGTGAGCGCCGCCACCTGGTCGAGATCCAGTGCGGGATCGAGCGGTACCTGGCGCACGTGCACGCGCAGGATCTGCACGCGGCCGCCGCGGTCGGGGCGGTCGACGAGGATCTGCCGGTCGAACCGGCCGGCACGCAGCAGCGCGGCATCGAGAATCTCCGGCCGATTGGTGGCCGCCAGCAGCACCACGCCGCTCTTCGGATCGAACCCGTCCATCTCGGCCAGCAGCTGGTTGAGCGTCTGCTCCTTCTCGTCGTTCGAACCGGTGATCACGCTCGCCCCGCGCGCCCGCCCGAGCGCGTCCACCTCGTCAATGAAGATGATGCACGGGGCGCTCTGGCGCGCCTGCGCGAACAGGTCGCGCACGCGGGCCGCTCCCACGCCCACGAACAACTCCACGAATTCCGATCCATTGATCGAGAAGAACGGCACACCGGCCTCGCCGGCCACGGCCCGCGCCAGCAGCGTCTTGCCCGTGCCGGGCGGACCCACGAGCAGCACGCCCTTGGGCAGGTGCGCGCCCAACCGGCCGAAACTCGCCGGATCGCGCAGGAACGATACGACTTCCTTCAATTCGGCTTTCGCCTCGTCCACCCCCGCCACGTCGTCGAACGTGACCTTGGTGTCCTTCTCGGCATAGACGCGGGCGCGGCTCTTGCCCACGCCGAACAGCCCCGTGGGCTGCTGGCCGAGCGTGCGCCGCGCCAAGAGCCACCACACGCCCACGAACAACACGGCGGGCAGGAACCAGACCAGCAGTCCATTGGTCCATTCGCTGCGCGGCGCGCCGGAGAACGCCACGCCGCGCGCGCGTAGCTGG is a genomic window of Gemmatimonadaceae bacterium containing:
- the ftsH gene encoding ATP-dependent zinc metalloprotease FtsH, which codes for MAEREQTPNRNREDPAQPPKARLRIWLFWLAIVSLLLLPELFSPTFGQQEVPYSTFLQKLDSGLVRSVQVGDSYVSGTLAAPGIHGDTTFYTTRVDPSIADQLRARGVAFSGAPRSEWTNGLLVWFLPAVLFVGVWWLLARRTLGQQPTGLFGVGKSRARVYAEKDTKVTFDDVAGVDEAKAELKEVVSFLRDPASFGRLGAHLPKGVLLVGPPGTGKTLLARAVAGEAGVPFFSINGSEFVELFVGVGAARVRDLFAQARQSAPCIIFIDEVDALGRARGASVITGSNDEKEQTLNQLLAEMDGFDPKSGVVLLAATNRPEILDAALLRAGRFDRQILVDRPDRGGRVQILRVHVRQVPLDPALDLDQVAALTPGFTGADLANLVNEAALVATRRGAESVNVDDFSQAVERLVAGLAKRSRVLSAREREITAYHEMGHALVALATPGADPVQKVTIIPHGLGALGFTLQRPSEERYIATQGELEGKLTVMLGGRAAELAVFGELSTGAADDLVRATDLAREMVTRFGMDETVGHVVYGSAQSALLPGPAYVPGEPPPYGSETAREVEEAVRRLVQEALGRALTLLEANRGPLDEGAHLLMERETLTRDQLPALTSGPNRELAPVAP
- a CDS encoding TlpA disulfide reductase family protein, producing the protein MTEPRRPWALAAIGVTAFVAGAAWLLRGWLATAPAPVTAGSLAPAFEATTVDASRATRALSDYAGHPVLLNFWATWCQPCREEMASFEQLYRDDGPRGLRIVAVSVDDPGADPAIRAFVSRYGLTFDVLHDRRSRARDRYQVRGVPETFFISADGRIVGTQFVRDWASGASRAMVDSLLFGGRP
- a CDS encoding M14 metallopeptidase family protein, producing MEPRDLRRTPVAFALALAVASLAAPAVAHAQRPVIPTPQSVFGFPVGADFHLIDYDASIAYFKRLAAVSDRIKLVDVGVTANGHPWTLAIISSPENLAKLDHYRDIAQRLAHPEGLAAVDAHLLAREGRAFVDISGGLHASEVAGAQHTIQLAYDLLAHADDPEMKEILDNDVLLLWPSINPDGQNIVVHWYEENVGTPYEVAPLHELYEKYVGHDDNRDAYMLNVVESRVIARTWREWEPDIIYVHHQSSPVPTRIWLPPFAEPIAPEVPALMSREVNTIGMTIAQELESHGMPGATHMGTGFDAWYPGYIDYMPMLMNIDAFWTETALYQYATPHFYTIRDFPPEYRDLRPRSLYPSPWKGGWWRLRDAVDYMETASLAVLDYAAKYREEILYNRYVAGTKTIARYRKNPPFAYIVPRAQHDPVAAADMLKRFAFNGVRIEALSRPAAYDGVTYPAGTWVIPMDQEFAQFVKQLMEPQDYPDLREFPGGPPEQPYDAAGWTLPYQMGVRVVEAAEPLSEEFAGALAPVAGKPVDWRTAPGAPLETNAEAAGIEPLPGGLSGAGAVAALDPAQNNVFRFLNRALAAGGAVAFQPGGPGASGRYLVSGLSPDKLDALATALAVRGERVANAAGAMAVRPRIAVYKPWTASMDEGWTQWLLDQYEFKYSVLTNADIQAGDLNARFDVILIASDSPRSIMDGYAHGTVPPRYEGGLGAVGVGALDDFVIAGGTLVTLNASAQFAIDQLHLPVRNVVGDLQRKDFFASGSILRVTADPAHPVMAGMPAQADVFFDDSPVFTTLTGFAGSALATYQTAGSPLRSGYLLGEKYLQGYAAALDVQHGKGHVVLVGFRPQWRGQPVGTYRVVLNAALFGGRVSAGAKGTPGFWTAPAIAPCDSGRCTPPRARAPRGGP
- a CDS encoding helix-hairpin-helix domain-containing protein; this encodes MTTTLAPPALSNDEIARRFDDVAALLEAQQAGQYRVQAWRAGAERLRHTDRPAADILADEGLDGLEALPDIGPALARAIQELVQSGTLAMLRRLHGDSDPVALLASVPGVGPTLARRVHDELDIDTLEGLEAAAHDGRLAGVPGFGAKRVAGIRDALATRLRRRGRLPDEMPAPLSVSELLNVDREYREKARRNELPLIAPRRFNPRNERWLPVLHTTRGGRHYTALFSNTALAHRLERTHDWLVLYYDGHDGEHQCTVVTATRGALKGRRVVRGREAECIAHYHTGR